One window from the genome of Treponema sp. OMZ 838 encodes:
- the fliD gene encoding flagellar filament capping protein FliD: MNIPGIGAGKYDNLIETLMKKERAPRDSAAEDLKKYERQNAIWRKINQFSTEIREKTRDLYSFNNPFVEKTVTSSNERAVTATASRDAREQTFKISINQIAQADSFLSNEISKDFQVPKGVYTFTVGKKNFSVNWQGGKYRNFIDAVNKKGKDIVRISEIKTSPNAVSLLVESQLTGEANKLEFSDDALSFALENGLIKKNDRPAVDAEKTEAAIPAQKTERIMFSKPVRGSQQYVLEYTVSLQSNAEASGTPSSQGEASSSNGEPIYEQVGSASYKGVTVSNAPSDSSILPETLGLNQQTAAPVEDYNVLSLVSPRGTLIPLPALADTAEVQTFSIPLSEYGDISGITVHNNNTDKTVSIEQIKVYDPKATGEYIPVNPVSQAQEAALIFEGIPVKRSTNKIDDLIPGVTLQLEDKTDKQESISIKPDPQPAKDAIIEFVAKYNRLLTEINIVTSNQQAVIDEIEYFTDDERKTAEENLGALFGDTTLSSLKNNLRQIVANVYRKNTDTPIRTLSQIGISTKSDTSSGLNEARLRGYLEIDEKKLDEALKNSIEDVRYLFGYDSDNDVLIDDGVAFQVFKQIDPYVQRGGIFSTRTNGLTAQIKTSKDKIARYDKALEKKELELRQKYGNMDGALRNLQKQSDMINNFSRQNRGGSDN, translated from the coding sequence ATGAATATTCCCGGCATAGGAGCCGGTAAATATGATAATCTCATTGAAACGCTGATGAAAAAAGAGCGTGCCCCGCGCGATTCAGCTGCTGAAGATTTAAAAAAATACGAACGTCAAAATGCGATTTGGCGAAAGATAAACCAGTTCTCTACCGAAATCCGCGAAAAAACACGGGATCTCTATTCCTTTAACAATCCTTTTGTAGAAAAGACTGTTACCTCTTCCAACGAACGAGCCGTAACGGCAACTGCTTCACGGGATGCCCGCGAACAGACGTTTAAAATTTCCATTAATCAAATTGCCCAAGCAGATTCTTTTTTATCGAACGAGATATCCAAAGATTTTCAAGTTCCCAAAGGCGTATACACCTTTACCGTCGGCAAGAAAAATTTTTCGGTAAATTGGCAAGGCGGAAAATACCGGAACTTTATCGATGCCGTCAATAAAAAAGGAAAAGATATTGTTAGAATTTCGGAAATAAAAACTTCACCCAACGCGGTTTCATTGCTTGTTGAATCGCAGTTGACGGGAGAGGCGAATAAACTGGAGTTTTCCGATGATGCGTTATCTTTTGCGCTCGAAAACGGCCTGATAAAAAAGAATGACCGGCCTGCAGTAGATGCCGAAAAGACGGAAGCTGCAATCCCGGCACAGAAAACCGAACGCATCATGTTTTCAAAACCGGTACGCGGCTCACAGCAATATGTACTGGAATATACCGTATCCTTACAAAGCAATGCCGAAGCCTCCGGGACACCTTCTTCTCAAGGAGAGGCATCATCATCCAACGGGGAACCGATTTATGAACAAGTCGGTTCCGCATCATACAAGGGTGTAACCGTTAGTAATGCACCAAGCGATTCAAGCATCCTGCCAGAAACCCTTGGGTTAAATCAACAGACAGCTGCCCCTGTGGAAGATTATAATGTCCTTTCATTGGTTTCTCCGCGCGGAACGCTTATTCCGCTGCCGGCTCTGGCTGATACGGCCGAAGTTCAAACCTTTAGTATTCCGCTCAGCGAATACGGCGACATTAGCGGAATTACCGTGCATAACAACAACACCGATAAGACCGTATCGATAGAACAGATCAAAGTATATGACCCAAAAGCCACGGGCGAATACATACCGGTTAATCCTGTCTCACAGGCGCAGGAGGCTGCTCTTATCTTTGAAGGTATCCCCGTAAAGCGGAGTACCAATAAGATTGACGATCTTATTCCGGGAGTAACGCTCCAGCTTGAAGATAAAACCGATAAACAGGAGAGCATCAGTATTAAACCGGATCCGCAGCCGGCAAAAGATGCCATTATCGAATTTGTAGCAAAATACAACCGGCTTTTGACGGAAATCAATATTGTAACGAGCAACCAGCAAGCGGTTATCGATGAAATCGAATATTTTACTGATGATGAACGTAAGACGGCGGAAGAAAACCTCGGAGCTCTTTTCGGCGATACGACACTATCTTCCTTAAAGAATAATCTGCGCCAAATCGTTGCGAATGTTTACCGCAAAAATACCGATACCCCGATAAGAACCTTATCACAAATCGGTATATCGACAAAGTCGGACACAAGTTCGGGACTTAACGAAGCTCGGCTGCGTGGATATTTGGAAATTGATGAAAAGAAACTCGATGAGGCGTTAAAAAATTCCATTGAAGATGTCCGTTATCTGTTCGGCTATGATAGTGATAACGATGTACTCATCGATGACGGTGTTGCGTTTCAGGTGTTCAAACAGATAGATCCTTATGTACAGCGGGGAGGCATTTTTTCGACCCGGACAAACGGTTTGACTGCTCAGATTAAAACGAGCAAAGATAAAATCGCACGGTACGACAAAGCGCTTGAAAAAAAAGAGCTGGAGCTGCGGCAAAAATACGGGAATATGGACGGGGCTCTCCGGAATTTGCAAAAACAGTCGGATATGATCAATAATTTCAGCAGACAAAATAGAGGCGGTTCCGACAACTAA
- the murA gene encoding UDP-N-acetylglucosamine 1-carboxyvinyltransferase gives MYEYHIEGGFPVKGTIKASGNKNAALPCIAAAVLTDQPVTLKNLPEIEDVFVMFKIFESFGGTIVKVAPNEYTLQLKTVTGYEVPAPLAQKIRASILFAGPLLARHGKVMMTPPGGDVIGRRRLDTHFLALTELGAQVKINGHFLFTANKLIGQDIFLDEASVTATENAVMAAVTAEGETVITNAASEPHIQDLCKLLNAMGAKISGIGSNILTIHGVPQLHGAEYRIGADYMEVGSFIGLAAVTRGSLTITDINPPDMRPIKLAFNKLGIRWEIDGTSLTVPAQQSLKVNCDLGGMIPKIDDAPWPGFPADLTSIMAVIATQVEGTVLIHEKMFESRMFFVDKLIGMGARITLCDPHRAVVTGPSTLHGSELVSPDVRAGMALVIAACCARGESLIRNVYQIERGYEHLVDRFKALGVQIERKPICV, from the coding sequence ATGTATGAATATCATATTGAAGGCGGTTTCCCCGTAAAGGGTACCATCAAGGCAAGCGGAAATAAAAATGCTGCATTGCCCTGTATCGCCGCCGCCGTCCTTACCGACCAGCCCGTTACCTTAAAGAATCTTCCCGAAATCGAAGATGTTTTCGTAATGTTTAAAATCTTTGAATCCTTCGGCGGAACAATTGTTAAAGTTGCACCAAATGAATATACGCTGCAATTAAAAACCGTAACCGGTTATGAAGTACCGGCGCCGCTGGCTCAAAAGATACGGGCTTCTATTTTATTTGCAGGTCCGCTGCTTGCACGCCACGGAAAAGTTATGATGACTCCTCCCGGCGGCGACGTTATCGGACGGCGGCGGTTAGATACCCATTTTTTGGCACTGACAGAACTCGGTGCGCAGGTAAAAATAAACGGTCATTTTTTATTTACGGCAAATAAGCTCATCGGGCAGGATATTTTTTTGGATGAAGCATCCGTAACCGCTACCGAGAATGCAGTGATGGCCGCGGTAACCGCCGAGGGCGAAACCGTTATCACCAATGCGGCAAGCGAACCGCACATTCAAGACCTCTGCAAGCTGTTAAATGCAATGGGGGCAAAGATAAGCGGTATCGGCTCTAATATTCTGACTATTCACGGAGTACCCCAGCTGCACGGCGCGGAGTACCGTATCGGTGCGGATTACATGGAAGTCGGTTCGTTTATCGGGCTTGCGGCAGTTACCCGCGGCTCGCTTACCATTACCGATATCAACCCGCCCGATATGCGTCCGATAAAACTTGCGTTTAACAAGCTGGGTATCCGTTGGGAAATCGATGGGACAAGCCTTACCGTACCTGCACAGCAGAGTTTAAAAGTAAACTGCGACCTTGGCGGCATGATCCCTAAAATCGATGATGCGCCGTGGCCGGGATTCCCCGCAGACCTTACCAGCATTATGGCGGTTATTGCGACACAGGTGGAAGGCACGGTGCTTATCCACGAAAAAATGTTTGAATCCCGAATGTTCTTTGTCGATAAACTGATCGGTATGGGGGCGCGTATTACGCTTTGCGACCCGCACCGTGCCGTGGTTACCGGCCCCAGCACCCTGCACGGTTCCGAATTGGTTTCGCCCGATGTGCGCGCGGGGATGGCGCTTGTTATTGCAGCCTGCTGCGCCCGCGGTGAAAGCCTCATCCGTAATGTATACCAAATCGAACGCGGCTACGAACACCTCGTCGACCGGTTTAAAGCACTCGGCGTACAGATTGAACGCAAGCCGATCTGCGTATAA
- a CDS encoding helicase-related protein gives MKYTQLPVYEQKARILESLERHQVIVVESPTGSGKTTQLPVILHEAGYTQTGMIGVTQPRRIAALSVSEFIANQLKVPLGDLVGYKMRFEDHTSPETKIKIMTDGILLQELKLDPWLSKYSVIMVDEAHERSLNIDFILGLLKRILQERHDFKVIISSATINTDMFSMYFNECPVIKIDAMTYPVTLIFDPPALTASTETLAAETALLDKIAMIVGRILSEGRPGAILVFLPGERAIKNCIERLSHEPWFRKLYPLPLYGRLSKEEQERVFKSPPFGKKKIVIATNIAETSITINDIAAVIDSGLSKLNFYNPFTYTSSLDEAPVSKASCNQRRGRAGRTQEGVCYRLYTRKDFETRVMYTTEEIYRTDLSEVVMRMAELGIYDFANFDFISPPGKKGIIGAVDTLNMLGALESDNSLSKIGQMMCLFPLSPRQSRMIVEAVLYYPESIEDVLIAAGFLSARSPFLFPDGQELEARKAHAAFRDPLGDFVSFLKVYRQYMQAENQKKFCDRFYLDERIMAEIANIKEQLELIVSDMGVPILSGGKPADYLTAVARGMIQFVCAAQGRDVYRSLTTEKISIHPGSCMYKEHQAFIVAGEIVHTSRMYAMSVSPLSKDIVALVAPALLDKKAAQEARAKAGTAEGRADRSAVGTGRAGGKNAQGAGASGKLSGSAGRAAPHGSAAASETADRKGSGSTGTAAEKQAQTVSICGTPYIIQKMKGKKQLLLPWEQFSHTVEQLRAEASGIVYDGQLEQLKNLRAKITFGSYELLAGEKLGLVLSIAEAFPLQPLESDTPFPRTKNFTLPDDTTTLLEQLPLIFRTVTAKQKSKQLGFITLFNDGNGTFWLKTSRGFHTALHENLASLQQLIDSAGAGLDEAQTTAVNSLYSKIAKLI, from the coding sequence ATGAAATATACACAGCTGCCTGTTTATGAACAAAAGGCACGGATTTTAGAGAGTTTGGAACGCCATCAAGTTATTGTTGTTGAAAGCCCTACCGGATCGGGAAAAACAACCCAGCTGCCGGTAATTTTACATGAGGCGGGATATACGCAAACCGGTATGATCGGCGTTACCCAGCCGCGGCGGATTGCCGCTCTTTCCGTCAGCGAGTTTATCGCAAACCAACTAAAAGTTCCGCTCGGCGATTTAGTCGGCTACAAGATGCGGTTTGAAGATCATACCTCGCCGGAAACCAAGATAAAAATTATGACCGACGGGATTCTCTTGCAGGAGCTTAAACTTGACCCATGGCTCAGCAAGTATTCCGTTATTATGGTAGATGAGGCGCATGAGCGCAGTTTGAATATCGATTTTATCCTCGGGCTGCTCAAGCGGATTTTGCAGGAGCGGCATGATTTTAAGGTGATTATCTCGTCGGCGACGATAAACACCGATATGTTTTCGATGTATTTTAACGAGTGTCCGGTGATTAAAATCGATGCGATGACCTATCCGGTTACCCTCATCTTTGATCCGCCCGCGCTGACAGCCTCTACAGAGACGCTTGCTGCCGAAACCGCGCTGCTCGATAAAATCGCGATGATTGTCGGGCGAATTTTAAGCGAAGGCCGCCCCGGCGCCATTCTCGTGTTTCTCCCCGGTGAACGGGCGATTAAGAACTGCATCGAGCGGCTCTCGCATGAGCCGTGGTTCCGCAAGCTCTATCCGCTGCCGCTGTACGGGCGCTTGAGCAAGGAAGAGCAGGAGCGGGTGTTTAAGTCCCCGCCGTTCGGGAAAAAGAAGATTGTTATCGCAACAAATATTGCCGAAACCTCCATCACCATCAACGATATTGCTGCCGTTATCGACTCAGGCTTGTCAAAGCTGAATTTTTACAATCCCTTTACCTACACATCCAGCTTGGATGAAGCGCCGGTGTCGAAGGCATCGTGTAATCAACGGCGGGGACGCGCCGGACGGACACAGGAGGGGGTATGCTACCGCCTCTACACCCGCAAGGATTTTGAAACCCGCGTTATGTACACCACGGAAGAAATCTACCGCACCGACCTCTCGGAGGTGGTAATGCGGATGGCGGAGCTCGGTATCTACGACTTTGCGAACTTCGATTTTATCTCCCCGCCCGGCAAGAAGGGTATTATCGGTGCGGTGGATACGCTCAATATGCTCGGCGCGTTGGAGAGCGATAACAGCCTGAGTAAAATCGGGCAGATGATGTGCCTTTTCCCGCTCAGCCCGCGCCAATCCCGTATGATTGTAGAGGCAGTGCTCTATTATCCCGAATCGATTGAGGATGTATTGATTGCCGCGGGCTTTTTATCGGCACGCAGCCCCTTCCTCTTCCCCGACGGGCAGGAGCTTGAAGCGAGAAAAGCCCACGCAGCATTCCGCGATCCGCTCGGAGACTTTGTGTCCTTCCTTAAAGTGTACCGGCAGTACATGCAGGCGGAAAACCAAAAGAAGTTTTGCGACCGCTTTTACCTCGACGAGCGGATTATGGCGGAAATTGCCAACATCAAAGAGCAGCTGGAGCTGATTGTCTCCGATATGGGCGTGCCGATTCTCTCCGGCGGAAAACCGGCGGATTATTTGACGGCAGTTGCCCGCGGTATGATCCAGTTTGTGTGCGCTGCGCAGGGGCGGGATGTGTACCGCAGCCTGACAACCGAAAAGATTTCCATCCATCCGGGTTCCTGTATGTATAAGGAGCATCAAGCCTTTATCGTCGCAGGAGAGATTGTGCATACGTCGCGGATGTATGCCATGTCAGTCTCGCCCCTTTCCAAAGACATTGTAGCGCTGGTCGCCCCTGCGCTCCTTGACAAAAAAGCGGCGCAGGAAGCGCGGGCAAAGGCCGGCACTGCTGAAGGCAGGGCTGATCGGTCTGCCGTCGGAACCGGAAGAGCCGGAGGTAAAAACGCGCAGGGAGCCGGTGCGTCCGGAAAGCTCTCCGGCAGCGCAGGAAGGGCTGCACCACACGGTTCCGCAGCGGCATCGGAAACCGCAGACAGAAAAGGCTCCGGCAGCACCGGTACCGCAGCTGAAAAACAGGCGCAGACGGTATCCATCTGCGGCACCCCGTACATTATACAAAAGATGAAAGGGAAAAAGCAGCTCTTGCTGCCGTGGGAACAGTTCAGCCATACGGTGGAGCAGCTGCGGGCAGAGGCCAGTGGTATCGTCTATGACGGCCAGCTTGAACAGCTGAAAAACCTGCGCGCAAAGATTACCTTCGGCAGCTATGAACTGCTTGCCGGAGAGAAACTCGGCTTGGTGTTAAGCATCGCCGAAGCTTTTCCGCTGCAGCCGCTCGAATCCGATACACCATTCCCGCGCACCAAGAATTTCACGCTGCCGGATGACACTACAACCCTGCTGGAGCAGCTGCCGCTCATCTTCCGGACGGTAACGGCAAAGCAGAAGAGCAAACAGCTCGGCTTTATCACCCTGTTCAACGACGGCAACGGTACTTTCTGGCTTAAAACTTCGCGCGGGTTCCACACCGCCCTGCATGAGAACCTTGCTTCCTTGCAGCAGCTTATCGACAGTGCAGGGGCAGGACTGGATGAAGCGCAAACTACTGCGGTTAATAGCCTCTACAGCAAGATCGCGAAGCTGATATAG
- a CDS encoding bacteriohemerythrin → MEKFVSWDVSYDVGVPSVDKQHRHLVDLINNLYNACLGEKAELEETFRDVMKELVDYVMIHFKDEEVIMEEMNYPALKEHKQKHELFVKEILKSVNAYKNGKQFVPNSFVRFLRDWLFNHILIDDKAWARYYFSLKK, encoded by the coding sequence ATGGAAAAATTTGTTTCGTGGGATGTCAGCTATGATGTGGGGGTACCGAGTGTCGATAAACAGCACCGCCACCTCGTTGATTTGATCAATAACTTATACAATGCTTGTCTTGGTGAAAAAGCAGAACTTGAAGAGACCTTTAGAGATGTAATGAAAGAATTGGTAGACTATGTAATGATTCACTTTAAAGATGAAGAAGTTATCATGGAAGAAATGAACTATCCGGCGTTAAAAGAACACAAACAAAAACATGAACTGTTTGTTAAAGAAATTTTAAAATCAGTTAATGCCTATAAAAACGGCAAACAATTCGTTCCCAACTCATTTGTCCGCTTTTTGCGCGACTGGCTGTTTAATCATATCTTAATCGACGATAAGGCGTGGGCACGCTATTACTTTTCACTCAAAAAATAA
- the tyrS gene encoding tyrosine--tRNA ligase — MNKALQTLIDRGFFQQCTNVEALSALMDTGPVTFYIGTDPTGGSLHIGHLVPQFALRHLRDAGHIGIALLGGGTGRIGDPSGKTEMRKMLDYQQLDENVEKIKAQLDRFIGFDGKTSFPENNKNWLADLNYIDFLRDIGSCFSVNKMLSFEAYKIRMETGLSFLEFNYQLLQSYDFLMLHQKHHCCLQIGGDDQWGNIVAGVDLVRRKTGDEVFGLTFPLITRSDGKKMGKSEKGALFLNKEMTPVFDFFQYWRNVDDADVRRFMLLFTFLPIEEIDRICAGNINEAKERLAWEVTKEIHGKDEADTALAGAKAAFGGGGDKSAMPTVEMNRSVFEQGISIVDLFVQSGLCATKSDARRLIEQGGALVAGESVTDFKAVITAAALDETGELILRAGKKRFSRIVTR, encoded by the coding sequence ATGAATAAAGCTTTACAGACGTTAATAGACCGCGGATTTTTTCAGCAATGTACTAATGTGGAAGCACTGTCCGCGTTAATGGATACAGGTCCGGTTACGTTTTACATCGGTACCGATCCTACCGGCGGCAGTTTGCACATCGGGCACCTTGTGCCGCAGTTTGCACTCCGGCATTTACGCGATGCGGGGCATATCGGTATTGCGCTGCTTGGCGGAGGTACGGGGCGCATCGGCGACCCTTCCGGCAAGACCGAGATGCGCAAGATGCTGGATTATCAACAGCTTGATGAAAATGTTGAAAAGATAAAAGCGCAGCTCGACCGGTTTATCGGTTTTGACGGAAAAACCTCCTTTCCAGAAAACAATAAAAATTGGCTGGCGGATCTGAATTATATCGATTTTCTTCGGGACATCGGCTCCTGTTTTTCGGTTAATAAGATGCTTTCGTTTGAGGCATACAAAATCCGTATGGAAACGGGGCTATCCTTCCTCGAATTTAACTATCAGTTGCTGCAAAGTTACGACTTTTTAATGCTTCACCAAAAACATCACTGCTGCCTGCAAATAGGCGGAGACGACCAGTGGGGCAATATCGTCGCAGGGGTTGACCTCGTTCGGCGCAAGACCGGTGATGAAGTATTCGGGCTTACCTTCCCGCTCATTACCCGCAGCGACGGTAAAAAAATGGGAAAGAGCGAAAAAGGCGCACTCTTCTTAAACAAAGAGATGACCCCCGTATTCGACTTTTTCCAGTATTGGCGGAATGTTGATGACGCCGATGTGCGCCGCTTTATGCTGCTGTTTACCTTTTTGCCGATCGAAGAGATTGACCGTATCTGTGCAGGCAATATTAATGAGGCAAAAGAGCGGCTTGCATGGGAAGTTACCAAAGAAATACACGGTAAGGATGAAGCAGATACAGCGCTTGCCGGTGCTAAAGCCGCATTCGGCGGCGGCGGCGATAAAAGCGCTATGCCGACCGTAGAAATGAACCGTAGTGTTTTTGAGCAGGGGATTTCGATTGTCGATCTATTTGTACAAAGCGGTTTATGCGCCACTAAAAGTGATGCCCGCCGTTTAATAGAGCAGGGAGGGGCACTTGTTGCAGGCGAATCGGTTACCGATTTTAAAGCGGTCATTACCGCCGCCGCCTTGGACGAAACAGGAGAACTTATTCTCCGTGCCGGTAAAAAGCGGTTTAGCCGTATCGTTACCCGCTAA
- a CDS encoding ATP-binding protein, which yields MNIPRKLPIGVQSFKDLREKGFLYVDKTEYLFQLISNSKVYFLSRPRRFGKSLFLSTLAAYFRGQKELFKDLYIEKAEEAQAGQEARAAWQEYPVLYFDFNIGQYLENGVLNERLDSLLKEPESLYGIQVTKEEKSFFASRFERLIKAVYQKTGKQAVILVDEYDKPLLQTMGENAELNEQYRNTLKAFYSVIKTCDEYIRFAFLTGVTKFSKISIFSDLNNLNDISLLPKYAGICGISQSELENTFAPEIEALAQANELTYDETLKQLKQNYDGYCFAQAAENMYNPFSLLRVFDGQIFQSYWFATGTPTFLVNYLKDAHYYIPDLDGKVELDEEGLQTYRAVAKEPFPILFQSGYLTIKEYIKEARLYRLGFPNDEVRYGFLKNLLPAYSSVQPAETGKSIWRFVEDIRKGDVNGFMERIQSIIAGIPYDNFTEKNLKLREQNYQTAVYLVFTLMGQFVQTEVHCSTGRSDCVIQTVDSIYIFEFKLFSNGSAEDAINQIKENRYATQYKADGKKIVLIGSSFDEQARTIKDWKTEQL from the coding sequence ATGAACATTCCGCGCAAACTACCGATCGGTGTACAGAGTTTTAAAGATTTACGGGAAAAAGGTTTTCTATATGTGGATAAAACCGAATATCTTTTTCAATTAATCAGTAACAGTAAGGTTTATTTTCTCAGCCGTCCGCGGCGGTTCGGCAAAAGCCTTTTTCTTTCAACCTTGGCTGCATATTTCCGCGGGCAAAAAGAGCTGTTTAAAGACCTCTATATCGAAAAAGCTGAAGAAGCGCAAGCGGGACAAGAAGCCAGAGCTGCGTGGCAAGAATATCCGGTGCTGTATTTTGACTTTAACATTGGGCAGTATCTGGAAAACGGAGTTTTGAACGAGCGGCTCGATTCTTTATTAAAAGAACCGGAAAGTCTATACGGTATACAAGTAACAAAAGAAGAAAAGTCTTTTTTTGCCTCACGTTTTGAACGGCTCATAAAGGCTGTATATCAAAAAACCGGCAAACAAGCTGTTATTCTCGTAGACGAATACGATAAGCCTTTGCTGCAAACGATGGGGGAAAATGCAGAACTCAATGAACAGTACCGTAATACGCTCAAAGCTTTTTACTCTGTGATTAAAACCTGTGATGAATATATCCGGTTTGCGTTTTTGACGGGGGTAACAAAGTTCAGTAAAATCAGTATTTTCAGCGATCTGAATAATCTAAACGATATAAGTCTACTACCCAAATATGCCGGTATCTGCGGTATCAGCCAAAGTGAATTGGAAAATACCTTTGCTCCGGAAATTGAAGCGCTTGCACAGGCAAATGAGCTTACCTACGATGAAACACTTAAACAGCTAAAGCAAAATTATGACGGTTACTGTTTTGCTCAAGCAGCTGAAAATATGTATAATCCGTTTAGCCTGTTACGGGTATTTGACGGGCAGATTTTTCAAAGTTACTGGTTTGCAACCGGGACGCCGACTTTTTTAGTTAATTACCTTAAAGACGCACACTATTATATTCCCGATCTGGACGGAAAGGTAGAACTTGATGAAGAAGGTTTACAAACATACCGAGCCGTTGCAAAGGAACCGTTTCCGATTCTTTTTCAATCAGGGTATTTGACGATAAAAGAGTATATAAAGGAAGCGCGGTTGTACCGGCTTGGCTTTCCAAATGATGAGGTACGGTACGGCTTTTTAAAGAATTTACTGCCTGCATATTCATCGGTACAACCTGCTGAAACAGGAAAGTCGATATGGCGATTTGTGGAAGATATCCGCAAGGGTGATGTAAACGGCTTTATGGAACGGATACAGTCGATCATCGCCGGTATTCCGTACGATAACTTCACCGAGAAAAATTTGAAGCTGCGAGAACAAAATTACCAGACCGCAGTGTATCTCGTCTTCACGCTGATGGGACAGTTCGTACAAACGGAAGTGCATTGCTCAACTGGGCGCAGTGATTGCGTCATACAAACCGTCGATAGCATCTATATCTTCGAGTTTAAGCTTTTTAGCAACGGTAGTGCGGAAGATGCAATTAATCAGATAAAGGAGAACCGCTATGCCACGCAGTACAAGGCAGACGGAAAGAAGATTGTATTGATCGGCAGCTCTTTTGATGAACAAGCGCGGACAATTAAAGACTGGAAGACAGAGCAACTATAG
- a CDS encoding MSP porin, whose translation MKKYLLVSLTILFAATFVWAQNAATAEPSVDIEADATLSWGIDLGPGGVKHGFKNEASWSVKFPLLKKADKTSTKNDVPVYGEVSLTDVELNILSEKDSGGHFALDGKVDGLEATLFIYGAYLTVFDTPSFKANYAEIWLPVDKNKKYRKDDYKFKPGFSGYGTKIGYANKDFMDLDVGLKLGSSSNWKPASKSQAQTMKYFDGNTMLDEGEFIYSEELGGWVEGGSLHGTPPAPLWFPEPGYYPFVTKADGDSKTDFYYGLGFDLSMKPLDKMLAFALTVNTTLSNQYDTNHNLSIGAEVTSEPMDGLKLRAAFDGGLKYTSRVFNWDTVFTAEYKWIGAGVYVGSAGTPIGNGRTDMAVFAQFVTKGDKKDATNLVEGLDAGVYVGMYQLLGASKFPLFAKVWGAYKININDSMWLKPFADVWLETNHGSSAVGLAYDLGVKFSPVEKVEVQAKWNHGSITKNKYLGVINKSVIDGQHYGAFVLSLKVAY comes from the coding sequence ATGAAAAAATATCTACTCGTAAGCTTGACTATTCTTTTTGCTGCTACTTTTGTGTGGGCGCAAAATGCTGCAACTGCAGAACCGAGCGTCGATATCGAAGCCGACGCAACCTTGAGCTGGGGTATTGACCTCGGTCCGGGCGGTGTAAAACACGGATTTAAAAACGAAGCTTCTTGGAGCGTAAAATTCCCGCTTCTCAAGAAGGCTGATAAAACATCCACAAAGAACGACGTCCCCGTATATGGAGAAGTTAGTTTAACAGATGTGGAGCTGAATATCCTCAGCGAAAAAGACAGTGGTGGACACTTTGCGCTGGACGGGAAAGTAGATGGTCTTGAAGCTACATTATTTATCTATGGCGCTTATTTGACCGTATTTGATACGCCCAGTTTTAAAGCCAATTATGCCGAAATATGGTTGCCGGTCGATAAAAATAAGAAATATCGTAAAGATGACTATAAATTTAAACCCGGATTTAGCGGTTATGGTACCAAGATCGGCTATGCAAACAAGGACTTTATGGATTTGGATGTTGGCTTAAAACTTGGTTCCAGCAGCAATTGGAAACCTGCTTCTAAGTCTCAAGCTCAAACCATGAAGTATTTTGATGGTAATACCATGTTAGATGAAGGTGAGTTCATATATAGCGAAGAGCTTGGCGGTTGGGTAGAAGGCGGTTCTCTGCACGGTACTCCTCCCGCACCGCTCTGGTTCCCTGAACCCGGCTATTACCCCTTCGTGACAAAGGCCGATGGAGATTCTAAAACAGATTTCTACTATGGTCTCGGTTTTGATCTTTCTATGAAGCCGCTTGATAAGATGCTTGCTTTTGCTCTTACCGTTAACACAACACTTAGCAACCAGTATGATACTAATCATAACCTCAGCATTGGTGCTGAAGTAACTTCTGAGCCGATGGATGGCTTAAAGTTAAGAGCTGCTTTTGATGGTGGACTTAAATATACATCTCGTGTATTTAATTGGGACACTGTATTTACTGCTGAGTATAAATGGATAGGTGCCGGTGTGTATGTCGGTTCAGCTGGTACACCTATTGGAAATGGTCGTACTGATATGGCTGTGTTTGCACAGTTTGTAACAAAGGGTGATAAGAAAGATGCAACCAATCTGGTTGAAGGTTTGGATGCAGGTGTCTATGTCGGTATGTATCAACTGCTTGGTGCTTCGAAATTCCCGCTCTTTGCAAAGGTTTGGGGTGCATACAAGATTAATATCAACGATTCTATGTGGTTAAAACCCTTTGCTGATGTCTGGCTTGAAACCAACCATGGATCTTCTGCAGTTGGTCTTGCCTATGACCTCGGTGTAAAATTCAGCCCGGTTGAAAAGGTTGAAGTACAAGCCAAGTGGAATCATGGTTCAATTACCAAGAATAAATACCTTGGTGTTATTAATAAGTCTGTTATCGATGGGCAACACTACGGTGCATTTGTTCTTTCTCTCAAAGTTGCTTACTAA